The following are from one region of the Mixophyes fleayi isolate aMixFle1 chromosome 7, aMixFle1.hap1, whole genome shotgun sequence genome:
- the LOC142097011 gene encoding gamma-crystallin-3-like yields the protein MGKIIFYEDRNFQGRSYECSSDCSELNSFFSRCNSIRVENGNWMLYEHPNYRGNQYFLKRGEYPDFSHWTSHNDSIRSCRIIPQHRGTFRIKIYEKEDFIGAMLEFTEDCPHVHEEFRHPDIHSCNVLEGQWIFYDEPNYRGRQYYLRPGEYRRYSEWGASNSRVGSFRRVQEFY from the exons ATGGGCAAG ATTATCTTCTACGAGGACAGGAACTTTCAGGGCCGCTCCTACGAGTGCAGCTCTGATTGTTCTGAACTGAACTCCTTCTTTAGTCGCTGCAACTCCATTCGTGTGGAGAATGGAAACTGGATGCTGTATGAGCACCCTAACTACAGAGGGAACCAGTACTTTTTGAAAAGGGGAGAGTATCCTGACTTCTCTCACTGGACAAGTCACAATGACTCCATAAGATCTTGTCGCATAATTCCACAG CACCGTGGTACATTTAGAATCAAAATCTATGAAAAGGAAGACTTCATTGGTGCAATGTTGGAGTTTACTGAAGACTGCCCCCATGTGCATGAAGAATTCAGACATCCTGACATACACTCCTGCAATGTTCTGGAAGGTCAATGGATCTTCTATGACGAGCCCAACTACAGAGGGCGCCAGTATTACCTGAGACCTGGAGAGTACAGGAGATACAGTGAATGGGGAGCATCTAACTCCAGAGTCGGCTCCTTTAGACGCGTCCAGGAATTCTATTAA
- the LOC142097010 gene encoding gamma-crystallin-3-like, which yields MGKIIFYEDKNFQGRSYECNCDSADLHSFFNRCNSIRVENGNWMIYEHPNYKGHQYFLKKGEYPDFQQWLGFNDSIKSCRLTPQHRGTFRIRVYEKEDFGGHMMEFTEDCPHVYEQFRYNDIHSCSIPEGQWVFYEEPNYRGRQYYLRSGEYRRYSDWGASSPRVGSFRRVLEFY from the exons ATGGGGAAG ATCATCTTTTACGAGGACAAAAACTTTCAGGGCCGCTCATATGAGTGCAACTGTGACTCTGCTGATTTGCACTCCTTCTTTAACCGCTGCAATTCCATTCGTGTGGAGAATGGAAATTGGATGATCTATGAACATCCCAACTACAAAGGACATCAGTACTTCCTGAAGAAAGGGGAATACCCTGACTTCCAACAGTGGTTGGGTTTCAATGACTCCATCAAGTCATGTCGTTTGACCCCACAA CACCGTGGAACCTTCAGAATCAGGGTTTATGAGAAGGAAGATTTTGGAGGTCACATGATGGAATTCACAGAAGACTGTCCACATGTCTATGAGCAGTTCCGCTACAATGACATTCACTCTTGCAGCATCCCTGAAGGCCAATGGGTCTTTTATGAAGAACCCAACTACAGAGGACGTCAATACTACCTGAGATCTGGCGAGTATAGGAGATATTCTGATTGGGGTGCAAGCAGCCCCAGAGTTGGCTCCTTCAGGAGAGTTCTGGAGTTCTATTGA